The genomic window TCAAAACCCCGCCTGTCAAGCAGGTCGCCAAAGCGTTCTCCTTTATGTCCGTATTTCCTGTAATAGGCAAGCGTCTTTTCGAGAATAGAAAATAGCTGTTGTTCATCGGCCAATTCAATTAGCTTGTCACAGGAGCGGGGGAAGCGTCCAACCTTACCTCCTACAAATATAGTATAACCGGATTCTGCACCATAGATTGCATCTTTTTTGCAGGACGTGATGCATTCACCACAAAATATGCAGCTGTTACTGTCGATGTCTAACTGGCCGTTATCGATGGTTATGGCGTCAGTCTTACAAACCTTTTCACAAAGGCCACAGGCCACACAATTGTTTTGGATCCATTCAGGTCGCACCACTCCCATAATACCGAAATCATTTTCCTGAGGTTTCATGCAGGATGCAGGACAGCCGGTTATTGCAATCTTGAATTTTTTGGGAGCATAGGTTCCAAAATATAGCTCATCGATACTTGCAGCCAGTTCAGGACAGTTAATGAGACCGTGGTTGCAGACGGTGTTACCCTGACATGACACTACACCCCGTACCTTCTGACCACTTGCCCCGCCAAAGAGACCTGCATTTTTCATATCTTCACTTATATTTTCGACATCATCCAGATCCACAAAAGGGATCTCCGCACCCTGCCGCGAGGTGATATGGACATGTCCTTTTCCATATTTTTCTGCAGCATCGGCAAGGGCACGCAACTGGTTTGCCTCTACACATCCGCCAACAAGATGTGTACGCATTGAAAATTTTTCATCCTGTCTCTGGGGCAGAAAACCATTATCTTTCAGCGATTTCAGGTTGTTTTTTTACTCATAATGGTCACTTATTAATCGAGTGATGAAAAAGGAGTATATAAATATGAGTGACAGGATTTAAAAACCGATATCATTTGTATATGTAGCGAATTATTTTTCAGATAAATATACAGACCTGCAACATTTCGAATTCACTAAATAAAACTGAAGACCAGACGAAATGATAGCAAAAAAGAGGCATCCGGGAAGATCCCGGAAACCATACTTCATCCTTTAATCAAACCAAGCAACTCACGGCCAAAGGCGAAAAGGTCACCCGGGTGACGTGAAGTTACAAGATTGTCATCAACTACCACTTCATTATCCCGATAATCTGCACCTGCCACGATCAGGTCATCCCTGATACCGGGCCAACAAGTGGCTTTGCGACCATCCAGCACCCGGGAGGATATCAGAAGCTGCGGGCCGTGACAGATAGCAGCCACGGGTTTTTCTTCATTCATGAAATGTTTCACTATATCAAGCGCATATTCATTCAGCCGCATTGTCTCAGGTCCCTTGCCACCGGAAATTACCAATGCATCGTATTCTTCTGGATCAATCTCATCAAAGGACAGGTCCGCTTCAACATGATAGCCATGTTTACCTTCAATGGTACCACGGGAAACAGATGCCACCCTCGCATCAATACCTTCCTCTTTCAACCTGTGCAAAGGATAAAACAATTCGAGATCTTCAAAACCATCAGCTCCAAAAACCAAAACTTTCATTCAAATGTACCCCCATAAAAATTAAAAACCGGAATATAATCCGGGATTATTCCTTAAGAAGTTTCAACGCATCCCTGCAGGCAGCTACCGCGGGTGCACCAGAGGTTATGGATATGACCTCCATGGTTTCCATAATCTCTTCAGCCGTAGCCCCGTTTTTCAAGGCACTCTGCATCTGTACAACCGTGCATCGTTCACATTGCTTGGATGCCACCACTGCAAGTGCCATAAGAATCTTCATTTTTGCAGGCAGCGCACCGTCTGATAGGAGTTTCTGATTGCAATGATTGTATTTTTTCAGGAAATGCGGATCGATCTCACCCAATGTTTTCAGAATCTGCGGAGTGAAACCCAGTTTGTTACTCATACTATCCAGTAATTCTTCATGTTCAAGTTCTTCATGTTTAGACATGTAATACCCCCATTTGGTACATGCGTTTTTGGTTGCATGCTATATAAATACATTTGGTGAAGAATATTTCTCCACAGAAGCAGTTTACACCTCGATTAATATTATAATTTTTTGTGACTTCATTTTGGTTAGCAAAAATCTAAAAGTTAATTAGTCGATTATATTGTAATTAAAATTTTTAATTGCTTAAAAAAAAACCTCACACTACAGAAATTCTATCCCCATTTAGGTTATATGGGAAAATATCCTATTAGGAATTGCACCCGGGAACTTTTGCAGCAAGTTCCTGACCTGGATACAGCCGAAAGGGGTTTGGCTTTAAAAATGGGAGTGGGTGGTACGATTGAGAGCAGTGGATGGGGGTCCTATGCTCTCAATTCTCCTGTGTTTTAAAATGAGAAATGAACACATAAGCTGCATATTTGATTTAACAACAAAACAGATATGATCAATGTGGGAAAGGGTGGTTTGTATGATTAGATTTTGGGAATTATTCATGATATCTGGAATTTATGTATTGGTTACAAGCGCTGGATTTTATTTATTCGACTTTTTGCGTAAGATGGAATTCTAAATTTTTTTGAAATCAAGCCTGGTTAAACTTGCCTTAACCTGAAAACTATCTGGATATTACAGGTAATTTACACATAATCATAGTGTCAAGGGTTTTACTATTTTCAATATCCTGTTCTGCTGGCCATATGGCTGCAACGGCCCTTACATTTCAATAATTAATGGAATATAATGGATGCAAAGGTGCGTCCTGTATCCAATTGTACCATCGGCAACAATATTTTTGATATGAATGGAAATACATTAATCGGACCACTTATATACTGACATATATAGATTTTATTCAGGGGGGAGGAGCTTGCCATTTGATGCGCCGGATAAATCCAAAAATCCAGATTATAAAGATAAAATCCAGATCTCAAAACAATGTACGAATAAAGCGATCACTGAAATTATGACTATGGAAGTAGTAGGAATCGATGAGAGCACTTCTATTGAAGACACACTCGAATTAATAGGAAAATATCGGTTTCACAATTTTCCTGTTGTTGATAAGGACTACAGGCTCAAAGGTGAGATCGATCAGAACATTATCCTGGAATTGCTTTTCCATAACAGGTTACCCAGTTCCAGCCATACCCATCTGACTGCGGTAAGGTCACTGGGAGAAGATGCAAAAAGTATCATGATCCCACATCCCCTGACAGTATCTCATGACACCAGCTTATGTGAAGCTGTGGATATGATACTAAAGCACAATATAAATCATGTGTGGGTAATCGACAATAAAGATAAATTGATAGGAGTTGTCACAAAACACGATATCATTAATGAGGCGTACAGGACAGGGAAAAAAGACTGATGGAAGAAATCATTCAGAATTGATGCTTACTTCATCTATATCCAACAACCCCATAGGGTCTTCTAATAGACATTATAGTCAATATGGCAACCTATGACAGGTGGTATTCGGTGATCTATTATTTTTGTCAAATAAAGTCTATATGCTAAAGGAACATACCATGGATCGGGGATAAATCCATGAAGCCGAAAATAGACAATACAAAATTCGGTTCGATTACAATAGAAGGGGAAGAGTACGAAAAAGATGTCCTTATTCGACTGAGCGGAAATATCAAGAAAAGGAAAAAGAAACTGTCAAAAGCGATATACGGTACATCCCACAAGATATCGCTCGATGAAGCAGAACATGTTTATGAAAATGGTGCAGAGAAAATCATAATCGGCTCCGGTCAGAACGGGATGGTGGAATTATCAGATGAGGCACGTGATTTTTTCAAAGCCAAAGGTTGCAAGGTCAAACTCTGTCCTACCCCAGAGGCCATTGATAAGTGGAATTGTGCAAAAGGAAAGGTTATTGGTTTGTTCCATCTCACCTGCTAAAGCAAACGGATTTTTGAGGGACAAATCTATACAGACTGTCCTATGGAGAGGAAGTAAAAATTTCCATTGGGTAAATGAACCATTTATCGATTATCAGACAGGAAAGGTTAGGCAAAACTCCCACTATTTCAAGCCATTAGTAATACGATTCTTGAATATATCAATCATCTATAAACCAAGTTTGATGGGAATATTGGTATTCTTGAGAGGAAGCATATTGATGCTAATGAGCTTGAATCAGGATATAGATTTTAGAGAGGGGATAGATATGTATCAGTTATTACTTTATCGAGATAACTAAAAATAACTATATGTATAAAACTATGCCAATTTTTCCAATCAAATTTTACAAATTAGAACAGGCACTTTTCAAGAGGAGATAAAATGACAGAGAACAATATTACAGAAGATTTGAGAAACATGGCCCTTGAGTTAGGTGTTGATTTTATCAGTATAACTAATAAGTCCTGTTTTGAAGATTCAGATTATACTGGAAACAGGCCCCAGGATGTGATGGATAATGTACAATCAGTAATAATCCTGGGGGTTTCTTTACCACGAGGAACTTTTGAAACGTTACCAAAGGGCAGAGGTGAATATACGAATACACTTATGGCAGCTACAACCACATTGAGGTTGATTGCATTCAAGATAGCTAAACTTATTGAGAAAGAAGGTTATATGGCAACGATTGCCCCAAGTGAAGGAAGTGAGTATGGCTACTGGTATGCCAATCGTGAGACGCTTAAAGCAGATTTATCTTTCAAATATGCTGCTTATCGTGCAGGAGTGGGAAATTTTGGCATGAATCATCTTCTGATCACAAAGGATTTCGGGCCTAAAGTACGTATGACTGCCATACTGACGGATGCACCATTAGATACAGAAGAAAAAACCGAGTTGCCATTTATCAATGATGCATGCAGTGAATGCATGAAGTGTATCGAAGTATGCCCGGTTGATGCTCTTACATCAGAAGGGGTCATTCATAGAGAAAAATGCGCTGAGTATATGTTTAATGTTCTTGGCGGACTTCGATGTGGACTATGCGTTAAAGTGTGCCCTTTGAGCAATTTTTAATTAATTCAAGTGTGGAATTTCTCTGAAAAGATTAAAGATTAAATGAACTCAACCTGAGTTCCAATTAACCTTTGTTAATAGCACGTAAACCCCCTACATGAATTGCATGAAATCAGAGAGATCCAATCACTGAACCTTAGCCTGGATCTCTTTTGCAAATTCCCTTGCCTTCTGTACACGAGATTCGTCAGGCTGTCCCTTAGTAGAAGGACCCATCTCACCAAACTCTTTCATTTGTGGATCATCGGATTCCATCAACATGTCGATGACAGGTTGTGCCAACTCACCCTGACATTCGAATGTACCAAGATAATTTCCACCGGCTGCAATATCCTTGCAGGAGCCGGTCCATGAGTGAATGGCTTCGAACCCTTCAGGAACAGCATGGGTCATGAAAAATGCTATGTTCTTACCAGCTACATTCTCTTTTACAAATTCTGAAACCTTCTCAGGTATATTGAATTGCAATACCGGAAAACCCACAAACACAAGATCATAACCTTCAAAGTTGCTTACATCTGTGATGTCTTTGATATCCTTCTCACCGGTAATTTCCTCATAAATTGCTTCAGCTATCTTCTTTGTATTTCCAGTCTGTGTCATATATGTTACTAATGTTTTCATATAATCCCCCTATAATCATTAAAAAATTACTTACTACTAGTTTATATAGATACGGGATTAGTAAAATGTCTCTTTCTTTTCGGTACAGAATAGCAACTTTTTTGAGAATATCTTGATCTGGCTGTATTTTCACTGGTTGAGAAAGAAGCAATGGATAAACAGGATTTTATCAGAACTGAGAACTATGGTTTAAGGTTTAAACCGACTGCTTCTAGACGTTTAACCTCTGAGTTTAACGTTATTTTAAGAGGGGTTTAAAGTATAAAGGTAAAAACTCCTCGTGGAGTTCCATATTGTTGTTGAAAACAAGAGAACTGGCTTTTTATCTTACTGGTAGAAGGAAGAATTTGGAGTTTGTCGATCCTGTGTATAAAGTTGAAAGGGATGATTCAGGGCAATAAAGTCAGAAGATCATTGATATATCTTATTCTAAATGGAAGAAGATGGGATTCTCTAAAGGTACTTTGCATTACATGAAGCAAAATGCTAAGTCTGGTAAGCCTTTTAGTTTGAATGCTCATGTTAGGGAGAGATTGGAGATGTAGAATACTATTTCTAAATTCTAATAACACCTCCAATCTGGTTACAGTAGTTATTTTCAGCTAATTTTTTTCAATGATTTCTTTGCAGCATCCTGTACTTTTTTGTGTTTATCATACCGGCATGCTTTAAGCGGCTCAACGGATATAGGATCACCTAATTCTCCTAGTGCAAGACAAGCAGATTCTTTAACATACATATCATTAATTGAAAGGGCTTTTATGAGTGGATACACAATTTTTGGGCTTTTGATGAAACCTAAAGCCTTTACAGTTGCTCTTATTAATCTTTTTTTCTTGAAATTATTTTCATCATCCAAAATTTGAACTAAGGGCTCTATGGCATCTTCTCCAACGTTTCCTAGTGCTTGAGCTGCATAATTTCGAACACGAATATCGTCATCATCCAAAACGTGAATAAGTGGTTTTATTGCCCTTTCATCTGCAATCAGGACAAGACCCATGCTTGCATATTTTCGAACTGTAACATCTTCATTTTCTAGAGCTTCTATAACAAAATCAATGTTTTGTTGATCGTATAAGCGATTCGAAAACAAAAGGGCATTCGCTGCAGACAATCGAACATTTTTGTCTTCATCATTCAATGTTTGAAAAATTATTTTAGTTACAGATTCACTTTTAGATTCATGTAATCCCCAAACGGCGCTTTTTCTGATTTCGGCATTTCCACTTTTTAAACTTTTGAATAAACCTTCTAATGCATTTTGAGTGTCTATCTTTCCAAGTGAACATGCAGCGTTTTTCTGAACAATACTAGAGGTGTCATTAAGTGATTGAATAAGGGCATCTACAGAACGTTCATCATTTAGCTCATTAAAACATTTTGAAGCATATTCCCTTACTTCAACATCATCATTATTCAAATATTCTAAAAAGGGTTCTATAGGGGTTGATTTTTCGAATTTTCTGAATGCTTTAGTAACATTTTTAAGGTTTCTTGGAATTTGGGCATCATAATATTTGTTTAATTCTTCTACCGCTTTGTCATCATCAAATTCTTTAAGAGCTTCTTCCGCATAAGATCTAACTTCTTCATTTTTATCATTCAAAAGTTCTAATAATGGATCAATTGCTTTTGAATCACCGATACATCCAAGAGACGATGCTGCTGAAGTGCGAGCTGCCCAATATTTATGCGATAATACTTCTATAAGTGGGTCAACAGCTCTTTTATCATTTAATCCTGCAAGGGACGATGCAGCATAATCTACCACACATTCATCTTCATCATTTAAAGATTGAATAAGAGGTTCCACCGCCCGTAAATCTCCACATTCACCAAGCACCCTTGAAACAAATCTTCTTATCCTCTTATCTTCATTACTCAGGTTTTTTATAAGATATTCAATTTCATTAAAATTCGCCACTTCAAAAATTGTTTCTTCTGCTTGATGTCTAATTTTTGCATTACGATGAGTTATAGCATTGAGTATTCCTTTGAGATCTTTATTATCTATTAAAGATTGCACATTAGGGTCTGCAATTTTATCAATTGAATCCATGTTTGATTCCTATCTATTTATTAGATATTAAAATTTATGATTGAGCCAAAAAAGAACAAAAATACAAATGAAGGTAATTAAAAAAGACAAAATTGTAATGTCTACTTTTTATAGCGTTACAAAAGTTTCAATTTATTGATAGATAGGTTTTAATTAATTTATTAATAGTATTTTAAAATTAATTGTGTATATACTTTACATAAGCGTAGTGTTTTTTAGAGATAACTATAACCCAAAAAAAAGATGCGGGGAGTGGGATTCGAACCCACGAACTTCTACAAGACAGGGTCCTAAGCCCTATTTACAGGGTTACGTAATATTCGAAACCTTTATGAGTATTTAACACTGTATATATTAGTATGAAATACCCACCAGAATTTACCGGCACAAATGCAGATACACTGCAGGACTATAAAAGGCACTTAGACTTGAACAATTTTAAACCAGCAACCATAAATACAAAATTATGGAAAGTCTATGCCTTCTTGAAATTCCACAACAATATGGACGTAAAGAAAGTTACTAAACGGGAAGTAGAAGACTATATCCTACATAGACGCAAAAATAACAAACCTAAAACCGTCCATAATGACATTATTGACCTGAGGTTGTTTTTTAAATGGCTAAAACCTGAAAATAATTTTTTTGAAGACATCCGAAAAGTCAGAGAAAAAAGAAGGTTGCCTACAAATGACCCTATTACCCCAGCAGATGTTAGAAAGCTCCTACGGGCGTGCCAATCACAACGAGATCGGGCCATAACAGCTCTTACCTATGACAGTGGAGCCAGGATTAGTGAAGTGTTGGGGCTTAATGTAGGCGATGTTGTATTTGACCAATATGGAGCAGTGGTTACAGTTGATGGCAAGACCGGAATGAGACGCATAAGACTTGTTGA from Methanohalophilus halophilus includes these protein-coding regions:
- a CDS encoding 4Fe-4S binding protein, producing MKSLKDNGFLPQRQDEKFSMRTHLVGGCVEANQLRALADAAEKYGKGHVHITSRQGAEIPFVDLDDVENISEDMKNAGLFGGASGQKVRGVVSCQGNTVCNHGLINCPELAASIDELYFGTYAPKKFKIAITGCPASCMKPQENDFGIMGVVRPEWIQNNCVACGLCEKVCKTDAITIDNGQLDIDSNSCIFCGECITSCKKDAIYGAESGYTIFVGGKVGRFPRSCDKLIELADEQQLFSILEKTLAYYRKYGHKGERFGDLLDRRGFDDYKDAAL
- a CDS encoding carboxymuconolactone decarboxylase family protein gives rise to the protein MSKHEELEHEELLDSMSNKLGFTPQILKTLGEIDPHFLKKYNHCNQKLLSDGALPAKMKILMALAVVASKQCERCTVVQMQSALKNGATAEEIMETMEVISITSGAPAVAACRDALKLLKE
- a CDS encoding CBS domain-containing protein, with the protein product MPFDAPDKSKNPDYKDKIQISKQCTNKAITEIMTMEVVGIDESTSIEDTLELIGKYRFHNFPVVDKDYRLKGEIDQNIILELLFHNRLPSSSHTHLTAVRSLGEDAKSIMIPHPLTVSHDTSLCEAVDMILKHNINHVWVIDNKDKLIGVVTKHDIINEAYRTGKKD
- a CDS encoding type 1 glutamine amidotransferase domain-containing protein produces the protein MKVLVFGADGFEDLELFYPLHRLKEEGIDARVASVSRGTIEGKHGYHVEADLSFDEIDPEEYDALVISGGKGPETMRLNEYALDIVKHFMNEEKPVAAICHGPQLLISSRVLDGRKATCWPGIRDDLIVAGADYRDNEVVVDDNLVTSRHPGDLFAFGRELLGLIKG
- a CDS encoding 4Fe-4S binding protein → MTENNITEDLRNMALELGVDFISITNKSCFEDSDYTGNRPQDVMDNVQSVIILGVSLPRGTFETLPKGRGEYTNTLMAATTTLRLIAFKIAKLIEKEGYMATIAPSEGSEYGYWYANRETLKADLSFKYAAYRAGVGNFGMNHLLITKDFGPKVRMTAILTDAPLDTEEKTELPFINDACSECMKCIEVCPVDALTSEGVIHREKCAEYMFNVLGGLRCGLCVKVCPLSNF
- a CDS encoding flavodoxin family protein produces the protein MKTLVTYMTQTGNTKKIAEAIYEEITGEKDIKDITDVSNFEGYDLVFVGFPVLQFNIPEKVSEFVKENVAGKNIAFFMTHAVPEGFEAIHSWTGSCKDIAAGGNYLGTFECQGELAQPVIDMLMESDDPQMKEFGEMGPSTKGQPDESRVQKAREFAKEIQAKVQ
- a CDS encoding HEAT repeat domain-containing protein, producing MDSIDKIADPNVQSLIDNKDLKGILNAITHRNAKIRHQAEETIFEVANFNEIEYLIKNLSNEDKRIRRFVSRVLGECGDLRAVEPLIQSLNDEDECVVDYAASSLAGLNDKRAVDPLIEVLSHKYWAARTSAASSLGCIGDSKAIDPLLELLNDKNEEVRSYAEEALKEFDDDKAVEELNKYYDAQIPRNLKNVTKAFRKFEKSTPIEPFLEYLNNDDVEVREYASKCFNELNDERSVDALIQSLNDTSSIVQKNAACSLGKIDTQNALEGLFKSLKSGNAEIRKSAVWGLHESKSESVTKIIFQTLNDEDKNVRLSAANALLFSNRLYDQQNIDFVIEALENEDVTVRKYASMGLVLIADERAIKPLIHVLDDDDIRVRNYAAQALGNVGEDAIEPLVQILDDENNFKKKRLIRATVKALGFIKSPKIVYPLIKALSINDMYVKESACLALGELGDPISVEPLKACRYDKHKKVQDAAKKSLKKIS
- a CDS encoding Mth938-like domain-containing protein yields the protein MKPKIDNTKFGSITIEGEEYEKDVLIRLSGNIKKRKKKLSKAIYGTSHKISLDEAEHVYENGAEKIIIGSGQNGMVELSDEARDFFKAKGCKVKLCPTPEAIDKWNCAKGKVIGLFHLTC